One segment of Pseudanabaena sp. PCC 6802 DNA contains the following:
- a CDS encoding Uma2 family endonuclease, protein MVLQILSTQPNPTITWEALPADFVLPDDPVENIQQPTLAAALTDALGAAGLIRPDMLIGSNFGLVATINRKIAVKAPDWFYVPHVHPIAEGIIRRSYTPHLEGDPVAVVMEFLSDEDGGELSVRSTPPYGKIYYYEQILQVPTYVTYDPYTPSLEVRCLQEGRYQIQTADEHGRVWIPELQLFLGMWTGERLQQTTTWLRWWNAAGELLLWSAEQAEQERQRAEQEHQRAEMLAARLLDLGVDPAQLT, encoded by the coding sequence ATGGTTCTCCAAATCCTATCTACGCAACCTAATCCCACAATTACCTGGGAAGCCCTGCCAGCCGATTTTGTCTTGCCCGACGATCCTGTGGAAAATATTCAACAACCTACACTTGCCGCTGCCCTTACCGATGCTCTAGGTGCTGCCGGACTGATTCGACCGGATATGCTGATCGGATCTAACTTTGGTTTAGTAGCTACGATAAATCGAAAAATTGCCGTCAAGGCTCCCGACTGGTTTTATGTCCCCCACGTCCATCCAATTGCCGAAGGTATAATTCGCCGCAGCTATACTCCCCACTTAGAAGGCGACCCCGTAGCGGTGGTGATGGAGTTTCTCTCAGATGAAGATGGTGGCGAGTTGTCGGTGCGATCGACTCCACCCTACGGAAAAATCTACTATTACGAGCAGATTCTGCAAGTACCTACCTACGTCACCTACGATCCCTACACTCCCAGTTTGGAGGTACGCTGTTTGCAAGAAGGACGTTATCAAATCCAAACAGCCGACGAGCATGGGCGAGTGTGGATTCCTGAGTTGCAATTGTTCTTGGGCATGTGGACGGGAGAGCGATTGCAGCAGACAACTACCTGGTTGCGTTGGTGGAACGCTGCAGGCGAGCTGCTGCTTTGGAGTGCCGAACAAGCCGAACAGGAACGCCAACGCGCCGAACAGGAACACCAGCGCGCCGAGATGCTTGCGGCCAGGTTACTAGACCTTGGTGTCGATCCAGCGCAATTGACCTGA
- the cobN gene encoding cobaltochelatase subunit CobN, whose translation MHRLAALPGGWSPEQEGVVFVEQTPAPIVILTAADTDIQTLAIAVQSLPSECPTLRVANLLNLQQELSIDTYAEQVLARADAIVLRLLGGRSYWSYGLEVCKSLASDTNKKLIVLPGDDRFDPELASHSNVAFSDVDYLWRYFLNGGVDNAIAAIQFLCDRYLGTNYQPPPPITIPQIGPYKWQAKLSDSWIPNFQHPKAGILFYRAHYLAGNLAPVDALCQSLSDRGIAPVPVFIYSLQDPDLEAALSEYFHGIDVLLNTTSFSLTKPGNEDKGGIWQRLNVPILQVICSSSTLEQWQARSLGLSPRDVAMNVVLPEVDGRIITRAVSFKSVEQRSERLETDITVYEPASDRINFVADLAANWVKLRRKPIGDRKIALILANYPTRNGRLANGVGLDTPASCVEILKAMQATGYAVRDIPKDSDELIGRLTQGVTNDPESQLGFGVWGASRDCRGSAPVPAPNLSFRPTDEMGNWILSEEYRRLFDTLSDVVKEQVLERWGEPEFDLNGSGFAIPGLQLGNVFVGIQPARGYDRDPSLNYHAPDLEPTHAYFAFYLWLRHVFQADAIAHIGKHGNLEWLPGKGIALSENCFPEATLGAMPHLYPFIVNDPGEGSQAKRRAQAVIIDHLTPPMTRAETYGNLQKLEHLIDEYHSAQSLDPSRTPLIQQKILDLIAQENLTYDLQIQNPQPPTLGKGLAFVRSSSHQTQEFLTNANPLHRPPIPQPQFSQLLTQTDGYLCDLKEAQIRDGLHIFGQCPTGRQLRDLIVAIARYPGNGKLGITQAIAQSCQLDFDPLTADPSQAFTDLPPQLQSYLDGQCRIVGDAIEAIENYAAAIVDKFLNKPLHGQHDDLDRTSPQVPPGMLDLLNSIYQPLCRTGDETANFLKGLQGEYIPSGASGAPTRGRLDVLPTGRNFYSVDIRSIPTETAWDVGRRSAEILVETYTQEHGEYPRTLGLSVWGTSTMRTGGDDLAEALALIGVRPVWDGISRRVVDFEIMPLSILNRPRVDVMLRISGFFRDGFANSIDLFQSAVEAVSQLDEPDDLNPIKANIQRDIQMFAQAFVREGIAESEAIAQADTQAKYRVFGSKPGAYGAGLQGLIESQNWQSDRDLAEAYLNWSSYAYTGYGEAATAPHALRQRLSQMQIVLHNQDNREHDLLDSDDYYQFQGGMTASVRSLTGQNPHTYFGDNALPHNPKVRSLSAEISRVYRSRVVNPKWIEGAMRHGYKGAFEIAATVDYLFAYDATANCVADFMYEGVANAYLFDPDVQDFVKTKNPWALRDMAERMLEAHQRDLWQNAPAQMLSSLRDLVLSAEAAIEEQTINLGGESR comes from the coding sequence ATGCATCGTTTAGCCGCATTGCCGGGAGGATGGTCGCCCGAACAAGAAGGAGTAGTGTTTGTCGAGCAAACTCCCGCGCCCATTGTCATTCTCACTGCTGCCGATACCGACATTCAAACCCTCGCGATCGCCGTCCAGTCTCTCCCATCTGAATGCCCTACCTTACGAGTTGCAAATCTACTTAACTTGCAACAGGAACTTTCCATTGATACCTATGCCGAACAAGTTCTGGCTCGTGCCGACGCAATCGTGCTGAGGCTCTTGGGCGGACGCAGTTACTGGTCGTACGGCTTGGAAGTTTGCAAGTCGCTCGCCAGCGACACCAATAAAAAACTCATAGTCCTCCCCGGTGACGATCGCTTTGACCCAGAACTAGCCAGCCATTCCAATGTCGCCTTCAGCGATGTCGATTATCTCTGGCGGTACTTTCTCAATGGCGGCGTTGACAATGCGATCGCTGCCATTCAGTTCTTATGCGATCGCTACCTCGGCACCAATTACCAACCGCCACCACCCATTACCATCCCTCAAATTGGCCCGTACAAGTGGCAAGCCAAACTTTCTGACTCTTGGATTCCGAATTTCCAGCATCCCAAAGCAGGGATTCTCTTCTATCGCGCTCACTATCTAGCAGGCAATCTGGCACCTGTGGATGCACTCTGTCAGTCACTGAGCGATCGCGGGATCGCCCCCGTTCCCGTATTTATCTATTCACTCCAAGATCCAGATCTAGAAGCTGCCCTCAGCGAATATTTCCATGGCATCGACGTACTGCTGAATACAACCAGTTTCTCCCTGACCAAACCTGGCAACGAGGACAAGGGTGGCATCTGGCAGAGATTAAACGTGCCAATTCTACAGGTAATATGCAGTAGCAGTACGTTAGAACAATGGCAAGCTCGTAGCTTAGGACTCTCGCCTCGCGATGTTGCCATGAATGTCGTGCTGCCAGAGGTGGATGGACGCATTATTACCCGTGCCGTATCGTTTAAGTCGGTAGAGCAACGCAGCGAACGACTCGAAACCGATATTACCGTCTACGAGCCAGCCAGCGATCGCATTAACTTCGTCGCCGATCTAGCTGCCAACTGGGTGAAACTAAGACGCAAACCTATTGGCGATCGTAAAATCGCCTTGATCCTCGCCAACTATCCCACGCGCAACGGCAGGCTTGCCAACGGCGTTGGTTTGGATACACCCGCCAGTTGCGTCGAGATTCTCAAAGCGATGCAAGCAACAGGTTATGCCGTTCGCGATATTCCCAAAGATAGCGACGAACTGATCGGTCGTCTCACGCAGGGAGTGACTAACGATCCAGAAAGTCAGTTGGGGTTTGGGGTTTGGGGTGCGAGTCGGGACTGTAGGGGCAGTGCCCCCGTGCCTGCACCCAACCTGTCATTTCGACCGACCGATGAGATGGGAAATTGGATTTTGAGTGAGGAATACAGACGATTGTTTGACACCTTATCCGATGTTGTAAAAGAGCAAGTTCTGGAACGGTGGGGAGAGCCTGAATTTGATTTGAATGGTTCGGGATTTGCCATCCCTGGCCTGCAATTGGGCAATGTCTTTGTGGGGATTCAGCCCGCGCGCGGCTACGATCGCGATCCGAGCCTGAACTATCACGCCCCCGATTTAGAGCCAACCCACGCCTATTTTGCCTTCTATCTGTGGTTGCGACATGTCTTCCAAGCCGATGCGATCGCTCATATCGGCAAGCATGGCAATTTGGAGTGGCTGCCTGGCAAGGGAATAGCTCTCAGTGAGAATTGCTTTCCTGAAGCTACCCTTGGTGCTATGCCCCATCTCTATCCTTTTATTGTCAACGATCCGGGTGAAGGCTCGCAGGCAAAGCGCCGCGCCCAGGCTGTAATTATCGATCATCTCACCCCGCCCATGACCCGCGCCGAAACCTACGGCAATCTCCAAAAATTAGAGCATCTGATCGATGAATATCACTCCGCTCAATCCCTCGATCCTAGTCGTACCCCCCTCATCCAACAGAAAATCCTCGATCTCATCGCCCAGGAAAACCTCACCTATGACCTGCAAATTCAAAATCCCCAACCCCCAACCCTCGGTAAGGGGTTAGCATTTGTCCGATCGTCTTCGCATCAAACGCAAGAATTCCTGACAAATGCTAACCCCCTGCATCGCCCCCCTATCCCCCAACCCCAATTCTCCCAACTTCTCACGCAAACCGATGGGTATCTCTGCGATCTCAAAGAAGCTCAGATCCGCGATGGGTTGCATATCTTTGGGCAATGTCCCACAGGCAGACAACTGCGAGATCTGATCGTAGCGATCGCTCGTTATCCTGGTAATGGCAAGTTGGGAATTACGCAGGCGATCGCGCAGTCATGCCAATTAGACTTCGATCCTCTGACTGCCGATCCCAGCCAAGCTTTTACCGATCTGCCACCACAGCTACAATCCTATCTTGACGGTCAGTGTCGGATTGTAGGCGATGCCATCGAGGCGATCGAGAATTATGCCGCTGCGATCGTGGATAAGTTCTTAAATAAACCCTTGCACGGACAACATGATGATTTAGATAGAACCAGTCCTCAAGTCCCTCCAGGGATGCTGGATTTACTAAATTCCATTTATCAACCTCTGTGCCGAACTGGTGATGAGACCGCGAATTTTCTCAAGGGGTTGCAGGGGGAATACATACCCAGTGGAGCGAGTGGCGCACCCACGCGAGGTAGACTGGATGTATTACCGACCGGGCGTAATTTCTATTCCGTCGATATTCGGTCTATCCCCACAGAAACTGCCTGGGATGTGGGACGACGCAGCGCTGAGATCCTGGTGGAAACCTATACGCAGGAACATGGTGAATACCCCCGTACCCTGGGCTTGTCGGTATGGGGTACGTCTACAATGCGCACGGGCGGTGACGATCTGGCTGAAGCTCTGGCGCTAATTGGGGTGCGGCCTGTATGGGATGGCATTTCGCGACGCGTTGTAGATTTTGAGATTATGCCCTTAAGCATTCTCAACCGTCCGCGCGTGGATGTGATGCTGCGGATTTCTGGCTTCTTTCGCGATGGTTTTGCTAACTCGATCGATCTGTTTCAAAGTGCTGTAGAAGCAGTCAGCCAGCTAGATGAACCTGACGATCTCAATCCTATTAAAGCTAATATACAGCGAGATATTCAGATGTTTGCACAGGCGTTTGTACGGGAAGGTATAGCGGAATCCGAGGCGATCGCCCAGGCAGATACCCAGGCAAAATATCGCGTATTTGGCTCCAAACCCGGAGCCTACGGTGCGGGCTTGCAGGGATTGATCGAGAGCCAGAACTGGCAAAGCGATCGCGACTTAGCCGAAGCTTATCTCAACTGGAGTAGTTATGCCTATACAGGGTATGGTGAAGCCGCTACTGCCCCTCATGCACTGCGCCAAAGACTGAGCCAGATGCAAATTGTCCTGCACAATCAAGACAACCGCGAACACGATCTCTTGGACTCCGATGATTACTATCAATTTCAAGGGGGCATGACCGCCTCGGTGCGATCGCTCACCGGGCAAAATCCCCACACTTACTTTGGCGATAATGCCTTGCCGCATAACCCTAAGGTGCGATCGCTGTCTGCGGAAATTAGCCGCGTCTATCGTTCCCGTGTCGTTAACCCCAAGTGGATCGAAGGCGCGATGCGCCACGGTTACAAAGGGGCATTTGAGATTGCGGCGACCGTAGACTATCTGTTTGCCTACGATGCTACTGCTAACTGCGTAGCTGACTTTATGTACGAGGGCGTGGCAAATGCTTATTTATTCGACCCTGATGTCCAAGACTTTGTCAAAACTAAAAACCCGTGGGCTTTAAGAGACATGGCAGAGCGGATGTTAGAAGCACATCAGCGCGATTTATGGCAAAATGCGCCCGCACAAATGCTTAGCAGTCTGCGCGATCTAGTCCTATCAGCCGAAGCAGCGATCGAGGAACAGACTATTAATTTGGGTGGTGAAAGTAGGTGA
- a CDS encoding orange carotenoid protein N-terminal domain-containing protein yields the protein MPFTIDSARGIFPGTLSADVVPATIARFSQLNAEDQLALIWFAYLEMGKSITVAAPGAANMQFAEITMNEIRQMSFQQQSQVMCDLANRADTPICRTYATWSANIKLGFWYQLGQWMEQGIVAPIPEGYKLSANASSVLQAIRGGDPGQQITILRNAVVDMGYDTNKLGGYNRVSEPIVLPQDVASRTQVKIDGVDNQTILSYMNNLNANDFDALIELFEADGALQPPFQRPIVGKDAVYRFFREDCQNLKLMPEKGVVEPAADGYTQIKVTGKVQTPWFGAGVGMNMAWRFLLSPSNKIYFVAIDLLASPKELLNLAR from the coding sequence ATGCCATTCACAATTGATTCAGCCCGTGGGATCTTCCCTGGTACTCTTTCTGCTGATGTAGTGCCCGCTACGATCGCCCGCTTCAGTCAACTTAACGCTGAAGACCAGCTTGCTTTGATTTGGTTCGCCTATCTGGAAATGGGTAAAAGCATTACCGTTGCAGCTCCTGGAGCTGCAAATATGCAGTTTGCGGAAATCACGATGAATGAGATTCGTCAAATGTCATTCCAGCAACAATCTCAGGTCATGTGCGATTTGGCAAACCGCGCTGATACCCCTATTTGCCGCACCTACGCCACCTGGTCGGCCAACATCAAGCTAGGATTCTGGTATCAACTCGGTCAGTGGATGGAGCAGGGAATTGTGGCACCAATTCCAGAAGGCTATAAGCTCTCTGCCAATGCGTCGTCAGTTTTGCAAGCAATTAGAGGGGGCGATCCCGGTCAGCAAATTACGATTTTGCGCAATGCCGTGGTTGACATGGGATACGACACGAATAAGCTGGGGGGCTATAACAGAGTTTCCGAACCTATTGTTCTGCCACAGGATGTGGCTAGCCGCACTCAGGTTAAGATTGATGGTGTTGACAATCAAACTATTCTGAGCTACATGAATAATTTGAATGCAAACGATTTCGATGCTTTGATTGAATTATTCGAGGCTGACGGTGCTCTGCAACCTCCCTTCCAGAGACCAATTGTTGGCAAAGATGCCGTCTATCGCTTTTTTAGAGAAGACTGTCAAAACCTGAAGCTAATGCCAGAAAAGGGTGTAGTTGAGCCTGCTGCTGACGGTTATACCCAAATTAAAGTCACGGGTAAAGTGCAAACCCCCTGGTTTGGCGCTGGTGTAGGGATGAATATGGCCTGGAGATTTCTGCTCAGCCCCAGCAACAAGATTTACTTTGTCGCGATCGATTTGCTCGCTTCTCCTAAAGAACTTTTGAATCTGGCTCGCTAG
- a CDS encoding DUF1778 domain-containing protein — MYDSACEGSVSRTRDVTINIRAKQSQRDVIDRAAEVQGKSRSEFMLESSYQKAQDVLLDRSFFGLDELKFKQFVALLDAPPTQDEKLHTLLTTKAPWD, encoded by the coding sequence ATGTACGACTCAGCCTGTGAAGGGTCAGTTAGCCGGACCCGCGATGTCACAATCAATATCCGAGCTAAACAAAGCCAACGAGATGTAATCGATCGTGCGGCTGAAGTGCAGGGCAAGAGCCGTTCAGAGTTTATGCTTGAGTCATCTTATCAGAAAGCCCAAGACGTTCTTCTAGACAGGAGTTTCTTCGGGTTAGATGAACTTAAGTTTAAGCAGTTTGTCGCGTTGCTGGATGCGCCACCTACGCAAGATGAGAAGTTACACACATTGCTAACAACCAAGGCTCCGTGGGACTAA
- a CDS encoding MOSC domain-containing protein — MPKIARIDIFPIKSLDGASVTEVEILASGALKGDREFAIIDNAGRFVNGKRNAKVHLLRSVFDLDTRRVTLWVQGDRDRVTFDLDRDRSAMSEWLSAYFEQPVQIAQNLDMGFPDDTDSPGPTIISTATINAIASWFPPLTDRQVQRRLRTNLELDAELPFWEDRLFATAGDAVIFKLGDVTFEGINPCQRCVVPTRDPETGDVYDDFQKIFVRKRDETLPEWTERSRFNHFYRLAINTRISPTEAGKKLIAGDEFH, encoded by the coding sequence ATGCCCAAAATTGCTAGAATTGATATTTTCCCCATCAAATCCCTAGACGGCGCAAGCGTCACTGAGGTGGAAATCCTTGCCAGTGGCGCGCTCAAAGGCGATCGCGAGTTTGCCATCATCGATAATGCTGGGAGGTTCGTCAATGGTAAACGCAATGCCAAAGTCCACCTCCTGCGCTCTGTCTTCGATCTCGACACGCGTAGGGTTACGCTCTGGGTGCAGGGCGATCGCGATCGGGTGACGTTCGATCTAGACCGCGATCGCTCTGCCATGAGCGAATGGCTGAGTGCCTACTTCGAGCAGCCAGTCCAGATTGCCCAAAACCTTGACATGGGGTTCCCCGACGATACCGATTCCCCAGGGCCAACCATTATTAGTACTGCCACGATTAATGCGATCGCCTCGTGGTTTCCGCCGCTTACCGATCGACAAGTGCAACGGCGATTGCGTACCAATCTGGAATTAGATGCAGAATTACCGTTTTGGGAAGATCGATTGTTCGCCACCGCCGGAGATGCCGTTATCTTTAAGCTAGGAGATGTTACGTTCGAGGGGATTAACCCCTGCCAGCGCTGCGTCGTACCAACTCGCGATCCTGAAACTGGCGATGTCTATGATGATTTCCAAAAAATATTTGTCCGCAAGCGGGATGAAACCTTACCGGAATGGACGGAGCGATCGCGCTTCAATCATTTTTACCGTCTTGCAATCAATACCCGTATTTCACCTACAGAAGCGGGTAAGAAATTAATTGCAGGTGACGAATTCCATTAA
- a CDS encoding Uma2 family endonuclease, with translation MQVQQSLYTPEQYLKLEEQAESKSEYRNGEIFPMTGGTTNHNTLALNMALFLKLALKGQPYKIFMNDLRLWIDRDRIYTYPDVMVIRDRPMYHGEGTAIVTNPLAIFEVLSKSTRNYDLGEKFGYYRTLDSLQEYILIEQSRYQVLQYVKVDKTWVLTEYETPSDILHFQSIPCKISLSELYEEVDFCIGEIGT, from the coding sequence ATGCAAGTTCAGCAGAGTCTTTACACTCCCGAGCAATACCTCAAACTAGAGGAGCAAGCGGAATCTAAAAGTGAATATCGTAACGGTGAAATCTTTCCAATGACGGGTGGCACGACCAACCACAATACCTTAGCGCTAAATATGGCATTGTTCCTCAAGTTGGCGCTGAAGGGGCAGCCATACAAAATCTTTATGAACGATCTACGTTTATGGATAGATCGAGATCGCATCTACACCTATCCCGACGTAATGGTAATTCGCGATCGTCCAATGTACCACGGCGAAGGCACGGCGATCGTCACTAACCCACTCGCGATCTTTGAAGTACTTTCAAAATCCACGCGCAACTACGATCTGGGTGAAAAATTTGGCTACTATCGCACGCTCGACAGTTTGCAAGAATATATTCTAATTGAACAGAGTCGCTACCAAGTTCTCCAATACGTCAAAGTTGATAAAACATGGGTATTAACCGAGTACGAAACGCCCAGTGATATCCTCCATTTTCAATCTATTCCCTGCAAAATATCGCTGAGTGAATTGTACGAAGAGGTTGATTTTTGTATTGGAGAAATAGGAACTTAA
- a CDS encoding TldD/PmbA family protein: MLFDPKQALEAIDLSGKQAVEWLGLREVQETNTSRYIRDGKPQSNNRSNTHGVMVEVLANGQFGYASTNCLDRSSIQAAAERACQQAIAASKWAVHKFTAAQRPKAVGSYRSPFLKPISALAASEINDLLIEICHALKVSDKIVKTTAYAVTTETEVRFVSSNGSDIEQKFLLLATDFAATAQDGSIVQRRGDNGQLARCHQAGMELLDGQVVLSRARQVGEQALELLSAEECPNTTTALVLAPDQMLLQIHESIGHPLEIDRILGDERNYAGSSFVKLSDFGTLQYGSELMNVTFDPTVSGEYASYAFDDVGMAATREYLIKDGLLLRGLGSYESQARSQIAGVANARACSWNRPAIDRMANINLEPHTSTLDEMIGSVEHGVYMHSNRSWSIDDYRNKFQFGCEYAQLIENGKITKTLRNPNYRGITNQFWRSLTKVGDRSTVEAYGSPYCGKGEPNQVIRVGHASPICLFENIEVFGGAA; this comes from the coding sequence ATGCTATTCGATCCTAAGCAAGCGCTAGAAGCCATCGATCTATCCGGCAAGCAAGCAGTTGAGTGGTTAGGACTGCGTGAGGTTCAGGAAACCAATACCTCACGTTACATCAGAGATGGTAAGCCTCAATCTAATAATCGTAGTAACACCCACGGTGTCATGGTGGAGGTGCTTGCCAACGGGCAGTTTGGTTATGCCAGTACGAATTGCCTCGATCGCTCCAGCATCCAAGCAGCGGCGGAGCGTGCCTGCCAACAGGCGATCGCTGCTTCTAAATGGGCGGTTCACAAATTCACGGCTGCCCAAAGACCGAAGGCTGTGGGGTCGTATCGTTCGCCATTTTTAAAGCCGATCTCCGCGCTCGCTGCCAGCGAAATTAACGATCTATTAATTGAAATTTGCCACGCGCTTAAGGTGTCGGACAAAATTGTCAAAACGACTGCCTATGCCGTTACCACTGAAACCGAAGTGAGGTTTGTCAGCAGTAATGGCTCCGATATCGAGCAAAAATTTCTCCTACTTGCCACCGACTTCGCTGCCACTGCCCAGGATGGCAGCATCGTGCAAAGACGGGGCGATAACGGTCAGCTTGCCCGCTGCCATCAAGCGGGCATGGAACTGCTTGATGGCCAGGTGGTTTTAAGTCGCGCTCGGCAGGTGGGCGAACAGGCGTTGGAACTACTGTCGGCGGAGGAATGTCCCAATACAACGACGGCGTTGGTGCTGGCTCCCGATCAAATGCTGCTCCAGATCCATGAAAGTATCGGGCATCCCCTCGAAATCGATCGCATTTTGGGTGACGAGCGCAACTATGCTGGCAGCAGCTTTGTCAAGCTTTCCGACTTTGGCACCTTGCAGTACGGCTCTGAGTTAATGAATGTCACCTTCGATCCTACGGTGTCGGGGGAATATGCCAGCTATGCCTTTGATGATGTGGGAATGGCGGCAACTAGGGAGTATTTGATTAAAGATGGTTTGCTCCTGCGCGGTTTGGGTAGCTATGAGAGTCAGGCGCGATCGCAAATTGCTGGCGTAGCAAATGCCAGAGCGTGCTCGTGGAATCGACCCGCCATCGATCGCATGGCAAATATTAACCTGGAGCCGCATACAAGCACGCTTGACGAGATGATTGGCTCGGTCGAGCATGGAGTTTACATGCACTCCAATCGCTCCTGGTCGATCGACGACTATCGCAATAAGTTTCAGTTTGGTTGCGAATATGCCCAATTAATTGAGAATGGCAAAATTACAAAAACCTTACGCAATCCCAACTATCGCGGTATTACCAACCAGTTCTGGCGGAGTTTGACCAAAGTAGGCGATCGCTCGACTGTGGAAGCATACGGCTCGCCATACTGCGGTAAAGGCGAACCCAATCAAGTAATTCGCGTCGGTCATGCCTCGCCAATCTGTCTATTTGAGAATATTGAAGTATTTGGCGGTGCTGCCTAG
- a CDS encoding GNAT family N-acetyltransferase: MGLSQDRDKLYPPEKLNSSHWIESFDSGNGQLDNWLKHRALKNELEGASRTYVLCTGKVVVAYYCLANGAVAQTAATGRVRRNMPDPIPVMVIGRLAVDSHWQGKGIGRALLRDAILRTLQAAEIAGIRAILVHAISEDAKQFYEKCGFAASPLDPMTLMVKVNDAHASLGLQA; the protein is encoded by the coding sequence GTGGGACTAAGTCAAGATCGAGATAAGCTTTACCCGCCCGAAAAACTGAATTCGTCACATTGGATTGAAAGCTTTGACTCAGGGAACGGTCAACTAGATAACTGGCTGAAGCACCGTGCCCTGAAAAATGAGTTAGAGGGGGCTTCACGCACGTATGTACTCTGCACTGGCAAGGTAGTTGTTGCGTACTACTGTCTTGCCAATGGAGCAGTGGCACAAACTGCTGCAACAGGTCGAGTTCGGCGTAATATGCCCGATCCGATTCCAGTTATGGTGATTGGACGACTAGCGGTTGATAGTCACTGGCAAGGTAAAGGTATCGGGCGTGCTCTACTGCGAGATGCAATTCTTCGTACTCTGCAAGCTGCCGAAATTGCAGGAATACGTGCGATTCTAGTACATGCCATCTCGGAGGATGCGAAGCAGTTTTATGAGAAGTGCGGTTTTGCTGCTTCACCTCTCGATCCAATGACACTTATGGTGAAAGTTAACGATGCTCATGCTTCACTTGGTTTGCAAGCCTGA
- a CDS encoding FHA domain-containing protein, with protein MITLHLLHPLQSVTMQTWNFTDEPVIRIGRASDNNVILYSSVVSRHHAELRQNPHGWQVVSLGTNGTYLNEKRIDAADIVDGSIIRIASSGPKLQVRITDERLESLRDSASENKFREDRPTFFAPDFLNK; from the coding sequence GTGATTACTTTACACTTACTACATCCATTGCAATCCGTTACTATGCAAACATGGAATTTCACAGACGAGCCTGTGATCCGGATTGGCCGCGCTAGCGATAACAACGTTATCCTCTATAGCTCTGTCGTATCTCGCCATCACGCCGAACTGCGTCAAAATCCACACGGCTGGCAGGTAGTAAGTTTGGGGACAAACGGTACCTATCTAAATGAAAAACGCATTGATGCGGCTGATATTGTGGATGGTTCAATTATTCGGATTGCTAGTTCTGGGCCTAAGCTGCAAGTCAGAATTACCGACGAGCGGCTCGAAAGCCTACGGGACAGTGCCTCCGAAAATAAATTTCGCGAAGATCGCCCCACTTTCTTTGCTCCAGACTTTTTAAACAAGTAA